The sequence tggttcCCACCGGGAGCTGCTCTGGGAGCCCCACTCACCACGTACGGACACCTCCGTGCCCGTCCCACTCTGAAACACCACATCACTGAACAGCGACTTGCGGAACTTCACGCAGTAATAGGTGCCGGCATCCTCGGGCTGAACATCCCTGATGTGGATGGTGAAGTCCGTGTTGGACCCACTCATCGCCCTTGTCACACGCGGATAGGAGCCCGTCTGGTCATAAATGGTCTCGTTGCCACCGCCCGAGCCCTTCAGCCACCTCACGGGGCCAGGGGGACCGTTTCCAGACACGGTGCAGGTCAGGGTGAGTGTCTGCCCCGCTGTTACCGACTCCTtgtcctggggctgctgcagctcgAAGCCCCGAAACTCCTGGGCACCCGCACCTGGGCACAGTGACAGGAGGGTTTGGGGCTGACAAGGGGTCCTGGAGCCGGGGCACAGCACAGGGTATCGCCAGACCCCCAGCCCTGAGCCCAGAAGAGGGGACAGAGAGACATCCCCATCGCTCAccccccagggcagctggcacCGTTGGGGACTGTGGGACAGGGAGGGCCCCAGGCCCCTGGGATGTGCTGGAGTAAAACAAACTCTTTAGCTGAGATAAAAGCAAGCTGGAAGGGAGGCAGTGAGAGAAGAGCCCCGGgtaggggcaggcagggaggaggattGCCCTGCCAGCGGCGCGGCGGAGCGTGCCAGGGGAAAGGCGCCGGGGCCGTGCGGGGCCCCCACTCACGCGGGGCTCtctggagcagaagcagcatcaGGGCGGTGAGAGGCGTCGCCGGAGCCATGGTGATTCCCACGTCCTGCTCCCCGATGGCTCGGCTTGGCTCGGCTCAGCTCAGCTGGGCTCGGCTCAGCGGGGCAGTGGGCTCTCTCCTGGCGAAGCGGAAGGAAGAGGCTCACCACCAGCCGAGTTCCTCCCCGGACCTCTTGCACAAGTCCCAGCTGGTTCCTACAGTGTTCACGCCATCTCGCATCACGAGGCCGGTCCTCGTCAGCGGTGGCAGTCCCGCTGTCCCCGTGGATGTGGACCACGGCCACCGGGCAGCCGGGGAGAGGGGCACCGACCTGGCACGCTCCCCTCGCGCGTGGCCAGCCTGTGGCTCGGCACCCCGGGGTGTCGGGGGACACCCAGCCCTGGCCAGCAGGATCGGGGTGTCAGGGGGCACCCAGCCCCGGCCGGCAGGAGCGGGGCACGGGCTGGCATCCCCGAGGTGCGGAGCTCGCCCGGGCCCCGCCGGaggcccccgcagcccccgtgCCCAGCGCAGCCCCCCGCACTCGGGGCGCACCCGGCGGCGCTCCCCCCTCGGGTGATGCCCTGGGCGGGGGTGATGCCCGGcggagcccccggcccggccccgccgctgccccccgcccgccccggggccggcaCCGCCCGCGGTCACAGCCCTCGCCCGCCGCCTCCATTTCCTGCGCCgcttctccttctgctcccGGAGCCCCGGTCCCAGCCGTGCCCATGGGCTggcgggcggccgcggcggcccCGCTGCTGCTCGGGCACCTCAGCCTGCTCCCGCTGCCGCTCGGGGGTGAGTAGGGGCCGGGGGCGcggcagccccccgcccgctgcccggccccgctgccccgggaCGGGCCGGGGGAGAggcccggccgccgcggcgggTCGGTAACGCGAGCGGCCCGGCaaggggggacacggggcgggggggggcttTGCTCCGCCGACCAccggcggggctgcgcggggctgccgggggcgAGGCGGGTGGGAGGGGTGAGCGGCGAGAACCGGGGGACAGAGCCGAGCCCCCGGTGTGCAGTACCGAGCCCCGGGGTGCAGAGATGAGCCCCCGGGTGCAGAGCCGAGAACCGGGGGACAGAGCCGAGCCCCCGGTGTGCAGTACCGAGCCCCGGGGTGCAGAGATGAGCCCCCGGGTGCAGAGCCAAGAACCAGGGTGCAGAGCCAAGAACTGGGGTGTGCAGAGATGAGAACTGGGATGTGCAGAGATGAGAACTGGGGTGTGCAGAGACGAGAACTGGGATGTGCAGCACTGAGCCCCCAGTGAGCACCACCGAGAACTGGGGTGCGCAGAGCCAAACCCCGAGAGTACAGCACCGAGCCCCGGGGTGTGCAGAGCCCAGCCCAGGGGTGCGCAGAGCCAAGAACCAGGGTGCAGAGCTGAGAACTGGGGTGCGCAGAGTTAAGAACTGGGTTGTGCAGCGCTGAGCCCCAGTGAGCACCACCGAGAACTGGGGTGCTCAGAGCCGAACCCCGAGAGTACAGCACCGAGCCCCGGGGTGCAGAGCCCAGCCCCACTGAGCTGGTGCTGGAGGTAgcggggggctgtgggcaggaggggTTTGGGGGCTGCGCTGGGCTCCGGGGCTGCACGTCCCCGCTCAGAGCTGGCTCCTGGCCGGCAGCGCGCAGCCCCGGGCGGTGAACCCCGCTTCCCGGTAATCctggctgctgttgtgcagaGCTGGGGCGTTAATGTTTAACGGCAGTCGGGAGTTTTTCCTGCCAGGAATTCCCCTTGGCTCCCTCTGTGCCTCTCCGACTCCTGTTAACAACACGACAGGGCAGGCAAATTTGCCCCTTGTTCATTTTTAACCTGGCTCCCGCCGCACCCAGGGCCTGCGGTTTGTCTCTGCCGTATCCAGGGATATTTATttctcagctgagctgctgcaaacCCGGGGCGAGCTGGGGCCGCTCTGCCCGTGCTGCTCGGGGGGAGTGGAGCAAGCCCTCGCCTCGCTCAGCCCCAaaccctcctgctgctgtgcccAGGTGCCCAGGAGTTTTGGGGCTTcgagctgcagcagccccaggacaAGGTGTGGGTGACAGCGGGGGAGACGCTCACCCTGACCTGCACCGTGTCTGGAGACGGTCCCAATGGCCccgtgaagtggctgaagggcTGGGGCAGTGGCAATGAGACCATTTATGACCAGACGGGCTCCTTTCCCCGTGTGACGAGGGCGGTGAGTGAGTCCGGCACAGACTTCACCATCCACATCAGGGATGTTCAGCCCGAGGATGCCGGCACCTATTACTGCGTGAAGTTCCGCAAGATGCTGGAGGGTGTTGTGGTGTTTCAGCGTGGGGCGGGCACGGAGGTGTCCCTGCACGGTGAGTGCAGCCCAGCGGGACCCCatcccacagcccccagcctgcccacGGCGGGCTCCCGCGCTGCCCCGCGCCCACCACCCTCTCCCCGCTCTGCCTTGTATCTCCCCAGAGACAGCCCTGCTTCCCGGCATGGTGGCTGCAGCTGTagtgctctgcctcctcctcttcctcggcCTCTTCGTCGCCCTTTGCATGTACAGGAGGAAGCGCAGAGGCGAGGCAGAGAGCCAGTGCCTGGCCGGGCCGGCGGCCCTGGGCAGCTTCTCGCCCATCCCTCTGCGGTGCTGTgcagggacccccagcaccctcagGTTCGTACCCACCGCCCCTTCCTTCTGCACCCTGAGACGAGTGAACCGCCTCATCTACTTGCCTTGTTCCGGATTCCTCTCCCTTTGGAGCAGTAATTTACCCCAAAAAAGCTCCTTTACTCACAGACACATCACTGCGCTGTGTCGCTTCTCTCTGTGTTTGACGggagctccccacagcccctcacCGTGGTGTCTGAGCCTGGCCCAGGTGTGCAGAGAGCACTTGTCCCTCTCTGCCTTCACTGTGGGCATCGTGTGTGGCCACGTGCCGCAGAGCCCGGCTAAAATTCGGGAGGGGAG comes from Nyctibius grandis isolate bNycGra1 chromosome 19, bNycGra1.pri, whole genome shotgun sequence and encodes:
- the LOC137672235 gene encoding signal-regulatory protein delta-like isoform X2 → MGWRAAAAAPLLLGHLSLLPLPLGGAQEFWGFELQQPQDKVWVTAGETLTLTCTVSGDGPNGPVKWLKGWGSGNETIYDQTGSFPRVTRAVSESGTDFTIHIRDVQPEDAGTYYCVKFRKMLEGVVVFQRGAGTEVSLHETALLPGMVAAAVVLCLLLFLGLFVALCMYRRKRRGEAESQCLAGPAALGSFSPIPLRCCAGTPSTLSSEVLDTETSHLPGQRSSKEDHAIHYADLQPLPAAPRHGRSPGAAPSEYASIRVAAK
- the LOC137672235 gene encoding uncharacterized protein isoform X1, which encodes MGWRAAAAAPLLLGHLSLLPLPLGGAQEFWGFELQQPQDKVWVTAGETLTLTCTVSGDGPNGPVKWLKGWGSGNETIYDQTGSFPRVTRAVSESGTDFTIHIRDVQPEDAGTYYCVKFRKMLEGVVVFQRGAGTEVSLHGECSPAGPHPTAPSLPTAGSRAAPRPPPSPRSALYLPRDSPASRHGGCSCSALPPPLPRPLRRPLHVQEEAQRRGREPVPGRAGGPGQLLAHPSAVLCRDPQHPQQRSPGHRDLPSARPAKQQGGPRHPLRRPAAPARGPAARQEPRRSPLRVRQHQGSCQVTCGTAAREPISAEEAGTFLQGTIKKKWICLRGSPQPQLSTAHRARRWQSSLSSFLSRSGAG